The Enterobacter oligotrophicus sequence GAATGCCGAGGCCAGCATCGTGTTTGGCTTCGCCCGATCTTATTTTATGGTGTATGCCCCGTTCCCTGCGGCTCTGGTGGAGTGGCTGCGCGAAATCCTCCCAGGCAAAACCACCGCCGAGCTGTATATGGCCATTGGCTGCCAGAAGCACGCCAAAACCGAAAGCTACCGCGAATATCTGCACTACATTGCCAGCGCGGATGAGCAGTTTATTGAAGCACCCGGCATACGTGGCATGGTGATGCTGGTCTTCACCCTGCCGGGCTTTGACCGCGTGTTTAAGGTGATAAAAGACAGATTTGCACCGCAGAAAGAGATGACTGCTGCCCACGTTCGCGCCTGTTATCAACTGGTCAAAGAGCACGATCGTGTCGGGCGGATGGCCGATACGCAGGAGTTCGAAAATTTTGTACTGGATAAGCAACAAATCGATCCGGCGCTAATGGCGCTGTTATTGCAGGAAGCGCCTGCCAAAATCACCGATCTTGGTGACAAAATTTCCATTAGCCACCTCTACATTGAGCGCCGTATGGTACCGCTGAATATCTGGCTGGAGCAGTCCGAAGGACAGGCGCTGCGCGATGCGATCGAAGAGTACGGCAATGCCATCCGCCAGCTTGCCGCAGCCAACATTTTCCCCGGCGATATGCTGTTTAAAAACTTCGGCGTCACCCGTCACGGGCGGGTAGTGTTCTACGATTACGACGAAATTTGCTACATGACCGAAGTGAATTTCCGCGACATCCCGCCGCCCCGTTATCCGGAAGATGAGCTGTCCAGCGAGCCGTGGTACAGCGTCTCGCCGGGAGATGTTTTTCCGGAGGAGTTTCGCCACTGGCTGTGCGCCGACCCGCGCATTGGGCCGTTATTTGAAGAGATGCATGCCGATCTTTTCCGCGCCAGCTACTGGCGGGGGCTGCAAACGCGCATCAAAAACGGGCACGTGGAAGATGTGTACGCTTACCGACGCAAGCAGCGGTTTTGCATTAGGTTTGCACCCTCTCCCTGTGGGAGAGGGCCGGGGTGAGGGCATCAGGCTGCCTCAATCTTAACGAATCCCGCCATACGCCAGCGTCACCTCTTTCGCGGCCCTAATCACCAGTGCACCTAACTCGGTCACGCGGTC is a genomic window containing:
- the aceK gene encoding bifunctional isocitrate dehydrogenase kinase/phosphatase, which codes for MPRGLELLIAQTILQGFDAQYGRFLEVTSGAQQRFEHADWHAVQQAMKQRIHLYDHHVGLVVEQLRCITDGKNPDAAFLLRVKEHYTHLLPDYPRFEIAESFFNSVYCRLFDHRSLSPERLFIFSSQPERRFRTIPRPLAKDFFPDRGWEKLLHRVLTDLPLRLPWENKSRDIGYIIAHLVETFGEEELAHSHLQVANELFYRNKAAWLVGKLVMATKTVPFLLPVHRTDDGELFVDTCLTANAEASIVFGFARSYFMVYAPFPAALVEWLREILPGKTTAELYMAIGCQKHAKTESYREYLHYIASADEQFIEAPGIRGMVMLVFTLPGFDRVFKVIKDRFAPQKEMTAAHVRACYQLVKEHDRVGRMADTQEFENFVLDKQQIDPALMALLLQEAPAKITDLGDKISISHLYIERRMVPLNIWLEQSEGQALRDAIEEYGNAIRQLAAANIFPGDMLFKNFGVTRHGRVVFYDYDEICYMTEVNFRDIPPPRYPEDELSSEPWYSVSPGDVFPEEFRHWLCADPRIGPLFEEMHADLFRASYWRGLQTRIKNGHVEDVYAYRRKQRFCIRFAPSPCGRGPG